The following proteins are encoded in a genomic region of Gossypium hirsutum isolate 1008001.06 chromosome D05, Gossypium_hirsutum_v2.1, whole genome shotgun sequence:
- the LOC107904030 gene encoding terpene synthase 10 isoform X2, with product MLQLLNLDCSDKMGIRWIKDFKGLLSLYEASYLILEGETILENARELVAKLLKQYLKENNDHQYLWMLVDHALELPLHWRMPRLEARWFIDVYEKNKDKNPIILELAILDYNIVQSIHQEDLRYVSTWWEELGLGKRFNFARDRLMENFLWSAGMIIAPEDGKSRIFHTMVNALITVIDDVYDVYGTLDELELFTDVVERWDINEIHRLPDYMKIYYHALYNSVHEMAFDTLKEQGIDVIPFLKKLWTDLCKAYLVEAKWYYTGYTPTLQEYIDNAWISVGGSLMLAHSYLVTDHITEEGLHNIQENYSDIIYGSSLIIRLTNDLGTSPHELKRGDIPKSVQCYKYESGVSEEEAREHIRKLIDATWKKINEDQMAKLPFSRKLIEISKNIARVSLLMYQNGDGHGIEDKETKDRVLSLFVNPISLPK from the exons ATGCTACAGCTCTTGAATTTAGATTGCTCAGACAAAATGGGTATAAGGTGGATCAag GATTTTAAGGGACTGCTCAGCCTGTATGAGGCTTCATACCTCATATTAGAAGGTGAAACAATATTGGAGAATGCTAGAGAGTTAGTAGCTAAACTTCTCAAACAGTATTTGAAGGAGAACAATGATCATCAATATCTTTGGATGCTTGTGGACCATGCCTTGGAGCTACCTCTACATTGGAGGATGCCAAGGTTGGAAGCTAGATGGTTCATAGACGTGTATGAGAAAAACAAGGACAAAAATCCCATTATCTTAGAGCTTGCCATATTGGATTACAATATAGTCCAATCTATACACCAGGAAGATCTTAGATATGTTTCAAC atGGTGGGAGGAACTTGGTCTTGGCAAGAGGTTTAACTTTGCTAGAGATAGGCTGATGGAAAACTTTTTATGGAGTGCGGGAATGATAATTGCTCCTGAGGATGGAAAAAGTAGAATATTTCATACAATGGTCAATGCGCTAATAACAGTTATAGATGATGTTTATGATGTTTATGGAACCCTAGATGAGTTGGAGCTCTTCACGGATGTTGTTGAAAG ATGGGATATAAATGAAATACATAGGCTTCCAGACTATATGAAGATATATTATCATGCTCTTTACAATTCCGTACATGAAATGGCGTTTGACACTCTTAAGGAACAAGGGATAGATGTCATTCCCTTTCTCAAGAAACTG tgGACAGATCTTTGTAAAGCATATTTGGTGGAGGCAAAATGGTATTACACTGGATATACGCCAACCTTACAAGAGTACATTGATAATGCTTGGATTTCAGTAGGGGGTTCTTTAATGCTTGCTCATTCTTATTTGGTAACTGACCATATAACCGAAGAGGGATTGCACAACATCCAAGAAAATTACTCCGATATAATATATGGGTCCTCCTTAATTATACGATTAACAAACGATTTAGGGACATCACCG CATGAGCTAAAAAGAGGTGATATTCCTAAATCAGTCCAATGTTATAAGTACGAAAGTGGAGTATCTGAAGAAGAAGCTCGTGAACACATAAGGAAGTTAATTGACGCAACATGGAAAAAGATAAATGAGGATCAAATGGCGAAACTTCCTTTCTCTCGAAAGTTAATTGAAATTAGTAAGAACATTGCTAGAGTGTCTTTATTGATGTACCAAAATGGCGATGGCCATGGTATTGAAGATAAGGAAACCAAAGATAGAGTGTTATCGTTATTTGTCAACCCAATTTCTTTGCCCAAATGA
- the LOC107904030 gene encoding terpene synthase 10 isoform X1, which translates to MMLGNVVDPLEKLELIDTLQRLGLSYHFDAEINKTLKNISTDRINSVAWKKDNLYATALEFRLLRQNGYKVDQDVFTCFMDDVRNIKSSLNQDFKGLLSLYEASYLILEGETILENARELVAKLLKQYLKENNDHQYLWMLVDHALELPLHWRMPRLEARWFIDVYEKNKDKNPIILELAILDYNIVQSIHQEDLRYVSTWWEELGLGKRFNFARDRLMENFLWSAGMIIAPEDGKSRIFHTMVNALITVIDDVYDVYGTLDELELFTDVVERWDINEIHRLPDYMKIYYHALYNSVHEMAFDTLKEQGIDVIPFLKKLWTDLCKAYLVEAKWYYTGYTPTLQEYIDNAWISVGGSLMLAHSYLVTDHITEEGLHNIQENYSDIIYGSSLIIRLTNDLGTSPHELKRGDIPKSVQCYKYESGVSEEEAREHIRKLIDATWKKINEDQMAKLPFSRKLIEISKNIARVSLLMYQNGDGHGIEDKETKDRVLSLFVNPISLPK; encoded by the exons ATGATGCTTGGAAATGTGGTGGATCCTTTGGAGAAACTTGAGCTTATTGATACCTTACAAAGACTTGGCTTGTCCTATCACTTTGACGCTGAAATAAACAAAACATTGAAGAATATAAGTACCGATCGCATTAATTCTGTTGCATGGAAGAAAGACAATTTATATGCTACAGCTCTTGAATTTAGATTGCTCAGACAAAATGGGTATAAGGTGGATCAag ATGTTTTCACTTGTTTTATGGATGATGTTAGAAACATTAAATCAAGCCTCAATCAGGATTTTAAGGGACTGCTCAGCCTGTATGAGGCTTCATACCTCATATTAGAAGGTGAAACAATATTGGAGAATGCTAGAGAGTTAGTAGCTAAACTTCTCAAACAGTATTTGAAGGAGAACAATGATCATCAATATCTTTGGATGCTTGTGGACCATGCCTTGGAGCTACCTCTACATTGGAGGATGCCAAGGTTGGAAGCTAGATGGTTCATAGACGTGTATGAGAAAAACAAGGACAAAAATCCCATTATCTTAGAGCTTGCCATATTGGATTACAATATAGTCCAATCTATACACCAGGAAGATCTTAGATATGTTTCAAC atGGTGGGAGGAACTTGGTCTTGGCAAGAGGTTTAACTTTGCTAGAGATAGGCTGATGGAAAACTTTTTATGGAGTGCGGGAATGATAATTGCTCCTGAGGATGGAAAAAGTAGAATATTTCATACAATGGTCAATGCGCTAATAACAGTTATAGATGATGTTTATGATGTTTATGGAACCCTAGATGAGTTGGAGCTCTTCACGGATGTTGTTGAAAG ATGGGATATAAATGAAATACATAGGCTTCCAGACTATATGAAGATATATTATCATGCTCTTTACAATTCCGTACATGAAATGGCGTTTGACACTCTTAAGGAACAAGGGATAGATGTCATTCCCTTTCTCAAGAAACTG tgGACAGATCTTTGTAAAGCATATTTGGTGGAGGCAAAATGGTATTACACTGGATATACGCCAACCTTACAAGAGTACATTGATAATGCTTGGATTTCAGTAGGGGGTTCTTTAATGCTTGCTCATTCTTATTTGGTAACTGACCATATAACCGAAGAGGGATTGCACAACATCCAAGAAAATTACTCCGATATAATATATGGGTCCTCCTTAATTATACGATTAACAAACGATTTAGGGACATCACCG CATGAGCTAAAAAGAGGTGATATTCCTAAATCAGTCCAATGTTATAAGTACGAAAGTGGAGTATCTGAAGAAGAAGCTCGTGAACACATAAGGAAGTTAATTGACGCAACATGGAAAAAGATAAATGAGGATCAAATGGCGAAACTTCCTTTCTCTCGAAAGTTAATTGAAATTAGTAAGAACATTGCTAGAGTGTCTTTATTGATGTACCAAAATGGCGATGGCCATGGTATTGAAGATAAGGAAACCAAAGATAGAGTGTTATCGTTATTTGTCAACCCAATTTCTTTGCCCAAATGA
- the LOC107902401 gene encoding uncharacterized protein, which translates to MEEIKEAVWSYDENKAPDFGKRWTGWMLECVLTARAALLINGTITNEFRLYRGFRQGDPLSPFLFILVTEVLHLMMDKAEEMGIIEGIKDVIPGFGINEEFMYRVAAICKCKIGELSFNYLGIPLRADPRKISS; encoded by the exons ATGGAGGAAATCAAGGAAGCGGTGTGGAGCTATGATGAGAACAAAGCTCCAG ACTTTGGAAAGAGGTGGACTGGTTGGATGTTGGAGTGTGTGTTAACAGCGAGAGCAGCATTGCTTATCAATGGTACAATCACAAATGAGTTTAGACTCTACAGAGGTTTCAGACAAGGGGACCCATTATCACCATTCTTATTTATTCTAGTGACGGAAGTACTGCACTTGATGATGGATAAAGCTGAGGAGATGGGGATCATTGAGGGAATAAAAGATGTTATACCTG GGTTTGGCATTAACGAGGAGTTTATGTATAGAGTGGCTGCTATTTGTAAGTGTAAGATAGGGGAATTGTCGTTCAATTACTTGGGAATTCCTTTAAGAGCTGACCCAAGGAAGATTTCTTCTTAG